From the genome of Scyliorhinus canicula chromosome 27, sScyCan1.1, whole genome shotgun sequence:
TGCTGGGCCGGGATGTACTGTGCATTGACCATCTGATACCCGATGTCGTCTGTGCTGTGCGGGGGTGAACTTTTATCTCTAACTTCTGAACCGAGCCGCTGGTCAAAAGGCGGTGGATGGGCCTCAGCGGATTCAGACCGAGCCGACAGGAAGGCCTGAGGCCTGTCATCCAACTCGTACACGTTTTGGTAATAACTCTCCTGAGGTGAATTCCTCATGGCCGGGTGATAATTCAACTCATGATACTCGAGTGAGGTCGGCCTCATGGGTGGGGTGTTGGCCATCAGCCTGACTGGTTTCCTCAGGCTCTGCTGGGAACACTGGGCCTCCTCGATGCCCTTCTGCTGCTGGAGAGCAGCAAGGAAGCTCTCGGCTGTTTGGCAGGCCGGAACATTCTTCTTGACCGACAGCTGATCCCTGCTCGCACTCCACTGGGGCCTGTACTTGGGAGATGGGAGACTCCCTTCAAAGCTGAGAGAGCTCGAGATGTTTCTGCGCTCGGCTGAGGGGTGGCTTGGCTCGCAATTGACACTTGGCGGGCTGGACGCCTCCATGCTCCTCTGGCACATACTGCTCTGCCTCATCAGACCTTTTATGGGCTCCATGCTAACGCTAGTCCTTGGCTTGTTCGATCGAATCGGGTAGATCCTTTTGTGAACAAGGCCCGCGATGTAATTCTCCAACCTCTTCGATTGCCCGGCCTCCAGCCCTTGGGGTAGGTCGCTCTGGGAGCCAAAAAATATATCGCCGTCGACGCCCATCTTGTACCCCCGCAGGTAAGAGTTGGGCGACAAGGGCTTCTCTTCACTGTTTGCCCGCAGGACTTGGCGAAGCAGCGGGCTCTGGACGGCCATGGCGTGGAGCGGGCTTGGGTACGGGAAAAGGTCCAGGCCATCGCGGGTGATTAGGTCACACTGGTACTTTGGCTGAATGTCCATCAGGGCCTCCAGCGAGTCCGAGCGGGTCACGGAGAAGGAGCGGGGGACGGAGGAGACGTAATCGCTGTCGGCATAGCTCAGGCTCTCCtctcggtccaggtgcagcggctcCGCTAAAACATCAACGGAGAATCAGTGTTAGAAACCATATCCGCAACAGACAccatgtccccatcaaacactcccaggacaggtacagcagggggttagat
Proteins encoded in this window:
- the LOC119957860 gene encoding dapper 1-like, with the protein product MDIQPKYQCDLITRDGLDLFPYPSPLHAMAVQSPLLRQVLRANSEEKPLSPNSYLRGYKMGVDGDIFFGSQSDLPQGLEAGQSKRLENYIAGLVHKRIYPIRSNKPRTSVSMEPIKGLMRQSSMCQRSMEASSPPSVNCEPSHPSAERRNISSSLSFEGSLPSPKYRPQWSASRDQLSVKKNVPACQTAESFLAALQQQKGIEEAQCSQQSLRKPVRLMANTPPMRPTSLEYHELNYHPAMRNSPQESYYQNVYELDDRPQAFLSARSESAEAHPPPFDQRLGSEVRDKSSPPHSTDDIGYQMVNAQYIPAQQPYKAHTANQSGKAKGVLLSKGRSVDMSPEGGPPGFREKGKASNKKCRFSEEAELAKRSGRKPSPRHKKTCRSQSENSLLNRPGVTFIKYNTVERDEAMAARPLRARRHANASYRRWKSTAEISREEATAAATSDSYPPAEGQRRVKRYQKAPGAPGHPGSDSEYPAQCHEPGAAPPGEEGGSAVGVYAANCFGDSESSLSEVESPGFSTCSSDTDEEGGGLVWPQQVAPQTAGRDAGQPKVFVKIKASHALKKKILRFRTGSLKVMTTV